In a single window of the Photobacterium profundum SS9 genome:
- a CDS encoding reverse transcriptase family protein produces the protein MNRKRSKKLKIQTNGKSYTIKDSPLYRLRSKKKLANILKSDLNNLKKLRLDADNYHEFEDKGKGGKPRKIQCPCNGLEKIHSRIASLLCRIKTPDYLQSGKKGHSNVSNANVHLGSSCLLATDIKSFFPSTKRYMLFSFFFHSMECSADVADILSDLCTINGHIPTGSQISMPLAFWANSHMFDELYLLSVKHAVKMTVYVDDLTFSGDAVNKLFMSVTQRIITKHNQVMHPDKTKLYRGYESKLITGVVVKGDNLLVRNEQHKMLFSDVECWKAIKDIPSAINSNIAKKVIGRMHSMSVIDSKFKDKVRTLRISTAT, from the coding sequence ATGAATCGAAAAAGGTCTAAGAAGCTAAAAATCCAGACCAATGGTAAATCGTACACAATCAAGGATTCTCCTCTATATCGCTTAAGAAGCAAAAAGAAGCTTGCTAACATTCTTAAATCTGATCTGAATAATCTAAAAAAACTCAGGTTAGATGCTGATAATTATCATGAGTTTGAAGATAAAGGGAAGGGTGGAAAGCCCCGGAAGATTCAATGCCCATGCAATGGACTTGAAAAAATACACTCCCGTATTGCAAGTTTGCTCTGTAGAATTAAAACGCCTGACTATCTTCAGTCAGGGAAAAAAGGGCACTCCAACGTTTCAAACGCCAATGTTCACCTTGGTAGTAGTTGTCTTTTAGCAACTGATATTAAGTCATTCTTCCCTTCGACTAAACGATACATGCTGTTTAGTTTCTTTTTTCACAGTATGGAATGTTCTGCTGATGTGGCCGATATCCTTTCTGATTTATGCACCATTAACGGTCATATTCCAACGGGAAGCCAAATTAGTATGCCTTTAGCTTTTTGGGCCAATAGTCATATGTTTGATGAGCTGTATTTATTATCAGTTAAGCATGCAGTGAAAATGACTGTTTATGTCGACGATTTGACTTTTTCAGGTGACGCTGTGAATAAATTATTCATGTCAGTTACACAGCGAATAATCACAAAACACAATCAAGTGATGCACCCTGATAAAACAAAGCTTTACAGAGGGTATGAGTCAAAGTTAATTACAGGAGTTGTAGTTAAGGGTGACAATTTACTCGTAAGAAATGAACAGCATAAAATGTTATTTTCTGATGTGGAATGCTGGAAAGCAATAAAAGATATACCAAGTGCAATTAATTCTAATATAGCCAAGAAAGTTATAGGGCGGATGCATTCAATGTCTGTTATTGATTCAAAGTTTAAAGATAAAGTTAGAACGTTAAGAATATCGACAGCCACTTAA
- a CDS encoding outer membrane beta-barrel protein: MNKKMMLLVAVAITGASINSSHAKGFDQGYVGLEIGKQESSALKSLNNKYCQSGECVDEDTFSFGGLVGFNFNKFVAIEGAAQFAKYDYDFYTARYNSSIPSLYRHKGDVKVTTYSLGPKLQYPVNDIISFFVKPSIAYTKTEAAGESEDSADFMYTLGAEFSLTSYAALRASYESVDTDSIDGSSASLKTMKLGAIFRF, from the coding sequence ATGAATAAAAAAATGATGTTATTAGTGGCAGTTGCAATAACTGGTGCCTCGATCAACTCAAGTCATGCAAAAGGATTCGATCAAGGATACGTTGGACTTGAGATCGGAAAGCAAGAAAGTTCAGCCTTAAAGAGTCTAAATAATAAATACTGTCAGTCTGGTGAGTGTGTCGATGAAGATACTTTTAGCTTTGGCGGATTAGTTGGGTTTAATTTTAATAAGTTCGTAGCAATTGAAGGCGCTGCACAATTCGCAAAATATGATTATGACTTCTATACGGCCCGTTATAACAGCAGCATACCGTCTTTATACAGGCATAAAGGTGATGTAAAAGTAACAACTTATAGTCTTGGTCCAAAGCTTCAATATCCTGTAAACGATATTATTTCTTTCTTCGTGAAACCTTCCATCGCGTATACAAAAACAGAAGCCGCAGGAGAGAGTGAGGATAGTGCCGATTTCATGTACACGCTAGGCGCAGAGTTCTCGTTAACAAGCTATGCAGCTCTTAGGGCTTCATATGAGAGTGTAGATACAGATAGTATTGACGGCTCATCAGCAAGCCTTAAAACAATGAAACTTGGTGCGATATTTAGGTTCTAA
- a CDS encoding portal protein produces MKTIRQQCDSIFQGLDSDYAPWESHYRELANYIQPRRQRFSKDSVNRGGAHNSNIIDPSATLAMRVAAGGMYSGITNPVTKWLRLNVEDKDLNKYHIVRLYLDTCADLILGMLASSNFYNVVPSMFMDLLTYSGSSVGFEKDPLTVMRFYPNPIGSYRLGIGPRQNVSTHGRKVEYRVSQVVEKFGLDNVSQSIKSAYRSGKYNQLTEIRHLVFDNPDFVPRAFSAVRKPICSIWYDPADDRNPFLRRSGFDEFPFVTPRWEVIGNDTYGSFGPGMLALGSIKGLQKDQRDKYEAQDKMLKPPMVGPSSLKNNPRSLLPGAVTFVDNQQGQQGFTPAFQTNFPLNYQLESIRDTRAIIDSAFFKDLFLAVIDIGKSNTTATEIAARKEEKLLMLGPVLNRFNEEGLDPIVSASFYEMNRRGMLPEPPPELDGVDVNIEYVGLLQQAQKAVGISSIERTVGFIGNLAGVRQDVLDKVDFDSVVDIYTDITGTTPRILFNEQQVKATRDARIQQQQREQMAAMAAPAKDGAEAAKLLSETRTDESNGLSNFLGI; encoded by the coding sequence ATGAAAACCATACGCCAGCAATGTGATTCAATTTTTCAGGGGCTTGATTCTGATTATGCACCGTGGGAGTCGCACTATCGCGAACTAGCAAACTACATTCAACCAAGACGACAACGTTTCAGTAAAGATAGTGTGAACCGTGGCGGAGCTCATAACAGCAATATAATAGACCCATCAGCTACACTGGCAATGCGCGTAGCGGCTGGCGGTATGTATTCAGGTATTACTAACCCTGTTACCAAATGGCTACGGCTCAACGTAGAAGATAAAGATCTTAATAAATATCACATAGTGCGCCTATACCTAGATACTTGCGCAGATTTAATTCTGGGGATGCTGGCGAGTAGTAATTTTTATAATGTCGTGCCGTCCATGTTCATGGATCTTCTTACCTATTCAGGCTCAAGTGTTGGTTTTGAAAAAGACCCACTCACAGTAATGCGTTTTTATCCTAACCCTATCGGATCTTATCGCTTGGGTATTGGCCCACGTCAGAACGTATCAACTCATGGTAGAAAAGTTGAATATCGTGTTAGTCAGGTTGTTGAAAAATTCGGTCTCGATAACGTTAGTCAAAGTATTAAAAGTGCGTATAGGTCAGGAAAATATAATCAGCTTACTGAGATTCGACACCTCGTTTTTGATAATCCTGATTTTGTACCGCGTGCATTCAGTGCAGTAAGAAAACCGATTTGTTCTATTTGGTATGACCCAGCAGATGATAGAAATCCGTTTTTACGTCGTAGTGGTTTTGATGAATTTCCTTTTGTTACCCCTCGATGGGAAGTGATAGGCAATGATACATATGGATCGTTCGGTCCTGGTATGTTGGCTCTAGGTTCTATTAAGGGATTGCAAAAAGACCAACGTGATAAATATGAAGCGCAAGACAAAATGCTTAAACCGCCGATGGTTGGCCCGTCTTCATTAAAAAACAATCCTCGTTCTTTGTTACCTGGTGCGGTCACGTTCGTTGACAACCAGCAAGGACAGCAAGGTTTTACCCCTGCGTTTCAAACTAACTTCCCGTTGAATTATCAGCTTGAGTCTATCCGAGATACGCGAGCGATTATTGATTCTGCATTTTTTAAAGATTTGTTCCTGGCCGTGATAGATATCGGCAAATCGAATACAACCGCAACTGAGATTGCAGCACGAAAAGAAGAAAAGCTTTTAATGCTTGGACCGGTGCTTAATCGCTTCAATGAGGAAGGTCTTGATCCGATTGTTTCAGCTTCATTCTATGAAATGAACCGCCGCGGAATGCTGCCTGAACCACCGCCAGAATTAGACGGTGTAGATGTGAATATCGAATACGTAGGTTTACTGCAGCAAGCACAGAAAGCCGTTGGTATTTCTTCGATTGAAAGAACTGTCGGATTTATCGGTAATCTTGCCGGTGTTCGTCAGGACGTACTTGATAAGGTCGATTTTGATTCTGTTGTTGATATTTATACAGACATAACCGGCACAACCCCACGAATCCTGTTTAATGAGCAGCAGGTCAAAGCTACACGCGATGCACGCATACAGCAGCAACAACGTGAACAAATGGCGGCAATGGCTGCACCAGCTAAAGATGGGGCAGAGGCTGCGAAGCTTTTATCTGAGACTCGCACTGATGAATCAAACGGTTTAAGTAACTTCCTAGGTATCTAA
- a CDS encoding helix-turn-helix domain-containing protein, with translation MINKALKIIRQFHNVKQVELAQKLNLSKSYLSEIESGKKPVNLELLDKYSNLFDIPVSSLVFFSETIGKEGKNAQKFRYAFADKILNIMEWMAIKNESKKV, from the coding sequence ATGATTAACAAGGCTCTTAAGATTATCCGTCAGTTCCATAACGTTAAACAAGTGGAATTAGCGCAAAAGTTAAACCTTTCAAAATCTTACCTTTCTGAAATTGAATCTGGAAAAAAACCAGTCAATTTAGAGTTGTTAGATAAATACTCGAATCTTTTTGATATCCCAGTATCCTCGTTAGTGTTCTTTTCTGAGACAATTGGAAAAGAAGGCAAAAATGCACAAAAATTCAGATATGCCTTTGCCGATAAAATACTAAATATCATGGAATGGATGGCTATTAAAAATGAATCGAAAAAGGTCTAA
- a CDS encoding terminase small subunit produces the protein MPILKTKKHELFCFEYVACNFNGAEAARNAGYSEKGARQRAETLLKREDIQDRIDEMKAERVNRLQLDADFVLLKAHDVFQRCSQEVRPVTYADGTPVKDDEGQPVYQFDSRSALKALELIGKHTSIGAFKERVEHSMSNDLAALVLRGRRRAKQSGDN, from the coding sequence ATGCCCATATTAAAAACCAAGAAACATGAGCTTTTCTGTTTTGAGTACGTCGCCTGTAATTTCAACGGTGCTGAGGCTGCGCGTAATGCTGGCTATAGCGAAAAGGGTGCTCGCCAGCGTGCTGAAACGTTACTCAAACGTGAGGATATACAAGACAGAATCGACGAAATGAAAGCGGAACGCGTCAACAGGTTACAGCTTGATGCTGATTTCGTATTGCTAAAAGCACATGACGTTTTCCAGAGGTGTTCACAAGAAGTTAGACCCGTAACTTATGCAGATGGAACGCCAGTAAAAGACGATGAAGGTCAGCCCGTTTACCAATTCGATTCACGGTCAGCATTAAAGGCTCTTGAGCTTATAGGCAAGCACACGTCCATTGGTGCATTCAAAGAGCGTGTTGAGCACTCAATGTCTAATGACTTGGCCGCGCTTGTTCTTCGTGGCCGTCGTCGAGCGAAGCAGAGCGGTGATAATTAG
- a CDS encoding RecT family recombinase, producing the protein MNELQRTNNQAPVNHQVNAVPTSSISILDTNKLDVMIRAAEFMSKAVVTVPEHLRGNSSDCLAIVMQAEQWGMNPFTVAQKTHLVSGTLGYEAQLVNAVISSSRAIVGRFHYRFSGGWERLVGKVGYEKQQRTNFKTKAKWEVTVATKKWLPEDEAGLWVECGAVVAGESEITWGPKLYLASILVRNSELWVTKPQQQIAYASLKDWSRLYTPAVMQGVYDREELAQPSFENIRDITPEIKPIKQLNNEPSIDSLMGGDAVEAETAGSNEPNLNALVSGDIEMMQNDDTPSVFETTRDLITDISDIQECVNYRRDIETMKNNQTITANEFSILKKMIKTVHNTFNVQG; encoded by the coding sequence ATGAATGAATTACAAAGAACCAACAATCAAGCGCCGGTTAATCACCAAGTTAACGCCGTGCCTACTTCATCAATATCAATATTAGATACAAATAAATTAGATGTAATGATTCGTGCTGCAGAATTTATGTCTAAAGCTGTTGTTACGGTTCCCGAGCATTTACGTGGGAACTCTTCAGATTGTCTAGCTATCGTAATGCAAGCAGAGCAATGGGGAATGAATCCTTTTACGGTGGCTCAGAAAACGCACCTTGTTAGCGGTACGTTAGGCTATGAAGCGCAACTTGTTAACGCTGTTATTAGCTCATCACGCGCTATTGTTGGCCGATTTCATTATCGTTTTTCTGGCGGTTGGGAGCGTTTAGTTGGAAAGGTTGGCTATGAAAAACAACAACGTACAAATTTCAAAACAAAAGCCAAATGGGAAGTTACAGTTGCAACAAAAAAATGGCTACCAGAAGACGAAGCCGGCTTATGGGTTGAGTGTGGTGCGGTTGTTGCCGGTGAATCTGAAATCACATGGGGCCCTAAACTTTACCTCGCCAGTATCCTTGTTAGAAACAGTGAGCTGTGGGTAACCAAGCCACAGCAGCAAATCGCATACGCTTCATTAAAAGATTGGTCCCGTCTATATACCCCTGCAGTAATGCAAGGTGTATATGACCGTGAAGAACTGGCGCAACCGTCATTTGAAAATATACGAGATATTACGCCAGAGATAAAACCGATCAAACAACTCAATAATGAGCCTAGCATCGACTCCCTTATGGGTGGAGATGCGGTTGAAGCTGAAACCGCAGGGTCAAACGAGCCAAACTTAAACGCTCTTGTGAGTGGTGATATTGAGATGATGCAGAACGATGATACTCCGTCAGTATTCGAAACAACCCGTGATTTGATTACGGACATTTCGGATATTCAGGAATGTGTTAATTATCGCCGCGACATCGAAACAATGAAAAATAATCAAACAATTACGGCTAATGAATTTTCGATTCTAAAGAAAATGATTAAAACAGTTCACAATACTTTTAACGTGCAAGGTTAA
- a CDS encoding NAD(P)H-dependent oxidoreductase: MSDIPKKILILFAHPSQSRSEVNSLLFEASKTIDNVTTVDLYSEYPTFRINIDIEQQRLRDHDVIVFMFPLYWYSTPAILKEWQDLVLEYGFAYGSNGTALHGKSFLCSLTAGGSEKAYRSEGDNHFTIRELLQPLEQTADLTGMQFLAPFALFGSRTAVEEKRIHAHVDDWKEVLVALRDNKMDLVLASELSKLNHDLPRLIKDYS, from the coding sequence ATGTCTGACATACCAAAAAAAATACTGATCCTTTTTGCGCACCCGTCGCAATCGCGTTCAGAAGTTAATTCACTATTGTTTGAAGCATCTAAAACTATTGATAATGTAACAACGGTAGATCTCTACAGTGAGTACCCCACATTTAGAATTAACATCGATATCGAACAGCAACGTTTGCGTGATCACGATGTTATTGTCTTTATGTTTCCACTCTACTGGTATTCAACACCAGCGATTTTAAAAGAGTGGCAAGATTTGGTATTGGAATATGGTTTTGCTTATGGTTCAAATGGTACGGCACTACATGGTAAAAGTTTCTTATGCTCACTAACCGCTGGTGGTTCTGAAAAAGCCTATCGTTCAGAAGGGGATAACCATTTTACTATTCGAGAATTACTTCAACCTTTAGAGCAAACGGCTGATCTAACGGGTATGCAGTTTCTTGCACCATTTGCTTTGTTTGGATCGCGTACTGCCGTTGAAGAAAAGCGTATTCATGCACACGTCGATGATTGGAAGGAAGTGCTCGTTGCTTTGCGAGATAATAAGATGGATTTGGTACTCGCAAGTGAGTTATCAAAGCTAAATCATGATCTTCCACGACTTATTAAGGATTACTCATGA
- a CDS encoding PD-(D/E)XK nuclease-like domain-containing protein: MSKVFSAKYTVKKGSFAKDPNLAEEITVYCKCKFQKEVKDLAAVEFSFWLDDDISHYMGPKVGSSNDGQLTSYLSKKELHGQASINEVPQQESVQVKESCQLVKGAICSHPNYFSVCDPNDVDYFVNTSMALIKTMSEKYSVNYSPKKLSEYIKEMDDLMPLLSAVRIYPILESCISYGDDDEGQVEKSEIQSATNQAATTPTQPITITGQTNVTSEDLSLVDKDKQPHEPVAMSFLGLVQDTLWRLDENYLNTISMEMREEMAEKLEAIFYEHIDHTTNFDLDKTKHEFLAIDWDDANSAAKNMLNLRCLRITIRDVLVITEPGANASKVLSNGNTNNGSNPTNGNRLESIVSTDNSTDLDNVPENEVAQPDNTFYYLEVVKTHICWVGVLPISKQGVNGQFFNISYGYSVTGEMSFHLGEYAYPKHSTALMNAWGAVIDLITEFKKNNPASKIDCDKIIKAIGDSRNGRPKRSDQVVKFEDIENRIEEYAIEFDVEFDEQEDKKNRSLIDEFNQTESGQRLNALMADINENKPDISHIDIAVTPELTPPSEAAKQRLAECQNDENYTVKPAPKDVTDAFGQPDKSASIEVQKQEIEDLKGNTLPSDDVKKQLDSKPVVNNADELVSDETKSLPAEENTYSADEFFKHQVDSLNEKLRTLKPGDLLELDGLPNEVYHAVIGYSSSNIKDELISSQWRHGLEVGEIESTRGSHFDFGNYVHTLLLQPELVELEYTFRDENPKDCFYGLRDMKAAIEEYNEKSDSAASTSELKEMIEEYNKEIEPTAGADTLKEMISAHNETLPKKLSMAGSAEELAFMYSAMPAEFLNMPDDEKQTAAAYKRYIKAYNDSLPTPLKTAGKYEELLFSIESFNPEFVAAEQAKKPTLPVNGTIDELRERIKSFAPDFIAAELLKKPTLPVSGTIDDLTQRIKSFNPSAVFDHEIESEWQERIKGGLIGLTQEQKAHGIRLQKAALANPTTTNWFKFQSDITACERSYFWIDEETGLLLKARLDKEIGSTIVDLKTIEVRRDIKRKDIKRYLNDEILKRGYHISAAHYLDGTRKNNFFWIFVNKVKGYEWVAIIQATADVLDLGRFELRDGISSIFISTEFEHYPGPIEHPVNDKGVPQPLQATLSNFAQRKLDKYREIL; this comes from the coding sequence ATGAGCAAGGTATTTTCAGCAAAATATACAGTTAAGAAAGGCAGCTTTGCCAAGGATCCAAATCTGGCAGAAGAAATTACCGTTTACTGTAAATGTAAATTTCAAAAGGAAGTAAAGGATCTCGCTGCAGTTGAATTTTCATTCTGGCTTGATGATGACATTTCTCATTATATGGGGCCAAAGGTTGGTTCTAGTAACGACGGGCAATTAACCTCCTATCTAAGTAAAAAAGAATTGCACGGCCAGGCATCAATCAACGAAGTCCCGCAACAAGAAAGCGTACAGGTAAAAGAAAGTTGCCAGTTGGTTAAAGGTGCTATTTGCTCTCACCCTAATTATTTCAGTGTATGCGATCCTAATGACGTCGATTATTTCGTTAATACCTCAATGGCATTAATTAAAACAATGTCAGAAAAATACAGTGTTAACTACAGTCCGAAAAAATTATCCGAATACATTAAGGAAATGGATGACTTGATGCCTTTGCTTTCTGCGGTTCGTATTTACCCAATTCTTGAATCATGTATCTCATACGGTGACGACGATGAAGGACAAGTCGAAAAATCAGAAATTCAGAGCGCGACGAATCAAGCGGCAACGACGCCGACACAACCGATAACAATCACAGGGCAAACCAATGTCACAAGTGAAGATTTATCATTAGTAGATAAAGACAAGCAGCCACACGAGCCGGTAGCAATGTCTTTTCTTGGTTTAGTACAAGATACATTGTGGCGGTTAGACGAAAATTATTTAAATACAATTTCAATGGAAATGCGCGAAGAAATGGCCGAGAAATTAGAGGCTATATTTTATGAGCATATTGACCACACAACGAATTTTGATCTCGATAAAACTAAGCATGAATTTTTAGCTATCGATTGGGATGACGCCAATTCTGCAGCAAAAAACATGCTAAACCTTCGATGCCTGCGCATAACAATTCGTGATGTTCTGGTAATCACTGAACCAGGAGCAAACGCCAGTAAGGTTCTAAGTAATGGAAATACTAACAACGGCTCAAACCCTACTAACGGAAACAGACTCGAATCTATTGTTTCTACCGATAATAGTACTGATCTTGATAATGTCCCTGAGAATGAAGTAGCACAACCTGATAATACATTTTATTACCTTGAAGTTGTAAAGACACACATTTGCTGGGTCGGCGTGCTACCAATATCAAAGCAAGGTGTTAATGGCCAGTTTTTTAATATTTCCTACGGTTACAGCGTTACCGGTGAAATGTCTTTCCACCTTGGCGAATACGCATACCCTAAACACTCCACCGCTTTAATGAATGCCTGGGGTGCAGTGATTGATTTAATCACCGAATTTAAGAAAAATAATCCAGCGAGCAAAATTGATTGCGACAAGATTATTAAAGCGATAGGTGATAGTCGCAACGGTCGCCCTAAACGCAGTGATCAGGTTGTAAAGTTTGAAGATATTGAAAACCGCATTGAAGAATACGCAATAGAGTTCGATGTTGAGTTTGACGAGCAGGAAGATAAAAAGAATCGTTCGTTAATTGATGAGTTTAACCAAACAGAGTCAGGTCAGCGATTAAACGCTCTGATGGCCGATATTAATGAAAACAAACCTGATATTAGCCACATCGATATAGCAGTCACGCCAGAACTAACGCCACCAAGCGAAGCGGCAAAGCAGCGTCTTGCTGAATGCCAGAACGATGAGAACTACACGGTTAAACCTGCACCTAAAGATGTAACGGACGCTTTTGGTCAGCCAGATAAATCAGCCTCAATTGAAGTGCAAAAACAGGAAATCGAAGATCTTAAAGGTAATACTTTACCGAGTGACGACGTGAAAAAACAACTAGATAGTAAGCCAGTGGTAAATAATGCTGATGAATTGGTAAGCGATGAAACGAAAAGTTTACCAGCAGAAGAGAACACCTATTCTGCTGATGAATTTTTCAAACATCAAGTTGACTCACTTAATGAAAAACTACGTACCTTGAAGCCTGGTGATTTACTTGAACTGGACGGTTTGCCAAATGAGGTTTATCACGCAGTTATCGGTTACAGCTCATCAAACATCAAAGACGAATTAATTTCCTCGCAATGGCGTCATGGCTTAGAAGTTGGAGAAATTGAGTCGACACGTGGATCGCATTTCGATTTTGGTAACTACGTTCATACGTTGTTACTGCAGCCTGAACTTGTAGAACTTGAATACACCTTCCGTGATGAAAACCCGAAAGATTGTTTCTATGGCCTGCGTGATATGAAAGCAGCTATCGAAGAATATAACGAAAAAAGTGATTCTGCGGCCTCGACCAGTGAATTAAAAGAAATGATCGAGGAGTACAACAAAGAAATCGAGCCAACTGCAGGGGCAGATACGCTTAAAGAAATGATTTCAGCGCATAACGAAACGCTACCTAAAAAGCTTTCTATGGCAGGGTCAGCCGAAGAACTAGCATTCATGTACAGCGCAATGCCAGCAGAATTTCTTAATATGCCAGATGACGAGAAGCAAACAGCTGCAGCATATAAGCGATATATCAAAGCCTATAACGATTCACTCCCTACCCCGCTAAAGACGGCTGGTAAGTATGAAGAGCTTTTATTCTCTATTGAGTCGTTCAACCCTGAGTTTGTTGCTGCAGAGCAAGCTAAAAAGCCAACATTACCGGTTAACGGAACCATTGATGAATTAAGAGAAAGAATAAAATCTTTTGCCCCTGATTTTATTGCTGCAGAACTACTTAAAAAACCGACGTTACCGGTTAGTGGGACCATCGATGATTTAACCCAACGAATTAAATCATTTAACCCTAGCGCTGTTTTCGATCATGAAATTGAATCTGAATGGCAAGAGCGTATTAAAGGTGGATTGATAGGCCTTACACAAGAGCAAAAAGCGCACGGTATTCGCCTGCAGAAAGCCGCACTTGCTAACCCTACAACGACGAACTGGTTTAAGTTTCAGAGTGATATTACAGCTTGTGAGCGTTCATATTTCTGGATTGATGAAGAAACAGGCCTATTACTCAAAGCTCGCCTTGATAAAGAAATTGGCTCAACAATTGTAGATTTAAAAACGATTGAAGTGCGTCGCGATATTAAACGGAAAGATATTAAACGTTACCTTAATGATGAAATTTTAAAACGTGGGTACCACATTAGCGCAGCCCATTACTTAGATGGCACTCGGAAAAATAATTTCTTCTGGATATTTGTAAATAAAGTGAAAGGTTACGAATGGGTGGCAATCATTCAAGCCACTGCTGATGTGTTAGACCTTGGCCGGTTCGAGTTACGCGACGGTATCAGCAGTATTTTTATTTCAACTGAGTTTGAACATTATCCAGGACCAATCGAACACCCTGTTAATGATAAAGGTGTACCGCAACCACTGCAGGCGACATTAAGTAATTTTGCACAGCGCAAACTTGATAAATACCGTGAAATTTTATAA
- a CDS encoding helix-turn-helix transcriptional regulator has translation MGKGYMTAKEICEHYRFTRRTLDNKIKKNIFPGPDIKGGRNLWRIETIEEYESMLNKD, from the coding sequence ATGGGTAAGGGCTACATGACAGCAAAAGAAATTTGTGAGCATTACCGCTTCACGCGTCGGACTTTGGATAACAAAATCAAGAAAAATATTTTCCCAGGTCCTGACATTAAAGGCGGTAGAAATTTATGGAGAATTGAAACCATAGAAGAATATGAAAGCATGTTAAACAAGGATTAA
- a CDS encoding tyrosine-type recombinase/integrase has protein sequence MLNDTTLKKMLKKSREKLARLPDRDGLYIRVSTRGKIVFYIRYRIGGKQDSMDLGEYPLLSLKEARNRNEEYRALLQDGHNPKVEKRLRQKKISDAVTLKDLFYLWYEKECKVTIKNHTSTVQRFEYNLSKMTDLPVDKISTHDWLDALEVVARRTQSTSAVMLGELRQMYAFGVRRRILTDNPLLGVTAKRDLHVTPNEGERYLANGELRLLFDFIESESRFSKRNKLFLVLCLHFGCRPSELRLAKKEHFDLELKIWTVPAENHKTGGKTKNPLVRPIIDEVIPTIKEISRMSDNETDFITNTTTGEQYDFVFWHRFPSTVNNWLKRNDREQMDSWAVYALRKTMRTNISDLTQPHVAEIMLGHKLPGVWGVYDKHQYLNEQREAYVAWWYKLERILAGSENVVEINRAKK, from the coding sequence ATGCTTAACGATACAACACTAAAAAAAATGCTTAAAAAGAGCCGCGAAAAACTTGCTCGACTTCCTGACCGTGACGGCCTTTATATTAGGGTTTCAACTCGAGGTAAGATTGTTTTTTATATTCGCTATCGTATAGGCGGGAAACAAGATTCAATGGATCTTGGTGAGTACCCGCTACTTTCACTTAAAGAAGCCAGGAACAGAAACGAGGAATACCGAGCGTTACTGCAAGATGGTCACAATCCAAAAGTTGAAAAGCGATTAAGGCAGAAAAAGATCTCTGATGCCGTAACCTTGAAAGATCTTTTTTATCTATGGTATGAGAAAGAATGTAAGGTAACGATAAAAAATCACACCTCGACAGTTCAGCGTTTTGAATACAATCTTTCAAAAATGACTGATCTGCCAGTAGATAAGATATCAACGCATGATTGGTTGGATGCCCTTGAAGTTGTCGCACGTCGCACACAGTCAACGTCAGCGGTGATGCTTGGTGAACTTAGGCAAATGTATGCGTTTGGTGTTCGTCGTCGCATATTGACAGACAATCCGCTTTTAGGTGTAACAGCCAAGCGTGATCTGCACGTCACACCTAATGAGGGCGAGAGATATCTAGCCAATGGTGAATTGAGGCTACTGTTTGACTTTATCGAAAGTGAAAGCCGGTTCAGTAAGAGAAATAAATTATTTCTTGTTCTGTGTCTTCACTTCGGCTGCAGACCGTCAGAATTACGTCTGGCAAAAAAAGAACATTTCGACCTTGAATTAAAAATATGGACTGTACCTGCTGAGAATCATAAAACAGGAGGTAAAACTAAAAATCCACTTGTTAGGCCGATTATTGATGAAGTAATCCCGACCATCAAAGAAATATCGCGCATGTCTGACAATGAAACGGACTTTATTACCAATACTACAACTGGCGAGCAATACGATTTTGTTTTCTGGCATAGATTTCCAAGCACTGTTAATAATTGGCTAAAAAGAAACGATCGTGAGCAAATGGATTCATGGGCTGTTTATGCTTTGCGAAAAACGATGCGTACAAACATATCAGATCTGACACAGCCGCATGTTGCTGAAATCATGCTGGGTCACAAACTACCAGGTGTGTGGGGTGTATATGATAAGCACCAATACCTAAATGAACAGCGTGAAGCATATGTCGCATGGTGGTATAAATTAGAAAGGATACTGGCAGGGAGTGAAAACGTCGTTGAGATTAATAGAGCGAAAAAGTAA